In Heteronotia binoei isolate CCM8104 ecotype False Entrance Well chromosome 21, APGP_CSIRO_Hbin_v1, whole genome shotgun sequence, the DNA window CAGCACACCTCTAGATTATCTGGTATTCAAAGGGGGCTTTAAATTGCTCCATGTTCATGAAATACCGCCTGTATaccatctatctacctatctacacacacacacttgtgctTTCTGAAAGATCAGGATAAAGTCTAAGAATGCGGAATTAATTATGGGGAAACTAATGTTATCAGCAGCTTTATTGGAGAAAGCACTATTCTCATTAGAAGGTCACACCAAGGAATTACACCATCCTCCCCACTTTCATTATGTTAACACAACCCTTGGAAACTTTGGGTCAACATGTGTTACACATGCACACTGACACACATGAAGACAGCTGTCAGGGCACAGCAGGAAGAACCATGAACGCAGGGGACTCACTAACTGGTATTTTGGTGGGCAACAACAGTGCTAAGGGCTTACAGGTGAGAAGGAGGAAGTTGCACGGACTAATTCATCATGCTTTCTGGGTGGTTCTTACTTTCTGGTCACACACAGGACCAAGGATCTGGTGCAGTTCTCAATACTAGGGCCAACCTAGCAGTGTGAACTGATCACATGATGTTTCCATCATGCCACTTAAACACTGCAAGTACCTCAAAAACTCTAGCAGTAGGGATTAGGTCCGTGGTGTGAACAGTATTGGCTAATGTCTACTGAAACAAATAACCTACCGTAAATACATCAGAGAAGACTTTGCAATTCAGACAAATCCAAAGACCAGTCTTCCGTTTAATGCAAAGCTGCATactatctcccccccccgcccccaacgcTTTAAAGAGCACTTCCCGAGCCCCTTTCTCGAGGGTCTCCCCCCCGGCTCACCTTTGGGGATCTGCCCGGCCAGCCGGGCGGGGGGCTCAGGGGGCCCTGGCCAGGCGCCTGTCGCGGGTGCCGGCGGCCGCCTGCTCGACGGCCTCCTGGCGGCTCTTGAAGTCCTGGATGGCGCGCTTGTTCTGGAAGTCGATCAGCGCCATGGTGATGGAGGCGTTCCAGCAGCTCTCGCCCGGGCACCGAAAGTCGATCTCCTTGCGGTCCGTCGTGACGATGGTGAAGTAGACGTACTTGCCGGTGCGCTCCACGCAGTCCACCTTCTGGATGGCGCCGAAGCGCAGCTCCTTGGCCTTGGCGCCGCCCTCGGGCGAGAAGAGGCTCAGGCTGTCCTTGCTCAGCACCACCGCCTTCTTCTTCCACAGCTGGAAGAGGCTGTCGCTCCGCTTCTCCAGCTCGCCCTCGCGGATCACCTCCGACGCCGGACCCTTCATCGCGCCgcttcgccgccgccgccgccgccgcctgcgCGCTGGGTCTCTCGGCAACGAGCGCCGCCCTGGCTCCCCGccgccctgctgctgctgccgctgcacGCTCTGCGCGCCCGGAGCCCGGCGACACCCATTTATGGCCTTGCAAGCGCCCCGCCCGTCTGCGCAGGGCTGCCTCTGCCGCCTTGCCCAGCCCCCGAGAGCTTCCTTCCTCTGCCGGCGGGTTCTTTCTCCACGCTCTCTCGTCTTGCCCAGCACGGTGTCctttagttcccccccccccccccgcagtctcAATGGACGCGCTTATTTTGCAGTCCTCTGGAGAGCTGGTAAATTAATTTTATAAGAAAATAAAGTCAATTATCCACTTTAAAATATTGCAAAAAtgactcccctccccctttccctcccagctTAATACTGTGGCTGTCTGGGCTGGTTCCCACAGGCATCTGCATCCCTTGATTATTGCAACCTTGAGGACTAGCAGCACCGACTTCCTTGATAAATGAAATTAGGTGAGAGTTCTGGTCCTGTTGCAATAGCTGTGATCCCCTCGGCAGATGCCATATAAGCGAACCTTTCCAGACAGATAAAGAGCATGCAGTGAACAACAAGCAAAAAATCCCATCATGGTAGCTGCAGTTTCTCAGCAAATTATCTGCTTTGTTGAATTATTTGGAATTTTCCAAATGAATGGTTTCTCTGCAAATTATTTATTACTTCTCTCTTAAGATAATGGAAACGGCCTGTAAACTACTGAATAAAATGCTGCTCTCTGCTCAGCTTCTGCGTTTGCACACACCATAGGTTCTGTTTGCTAAGTGAAGGGCAAGAAGTAGCCTGAAGGGTTGGGAGTGAGTATCTGGCTCCTTCCTGTGTTCTGTGGAGAGCAGCACTACTGTCTCTCCATCCAGAGGTCTACATGCCTGTATGGGAAGTAGGAAAGTAGGCCATGATGGCAGCACGACTCATAGACGAAGTTGTTTCTCTTCTGTCCACCAGGTCTTTTGCTGGATTGCACTGAGCCACTTTGCAATTGCTGTCACCAGTTCATGGGGACACAAGGGACTGTTTTGCAGTGGCTTGTCTCCTTTCTTCACTGTCAGGGACAGCGTGTGGtgctcaggcctgtagccagttttttttttttttttgctcatagGGCAAATTTTTGCTGGTGAGGCAGCTGAAGAGGTCTAAGAAATAGATATTGGCTGTCATTTTCATAAGTACCCTAGTTTCAGCTAGAATGTCCTTCTCATTCAATTCTGACTCTCTGCCCACCCTGCAATCCTTGGAACTCTACTAACCCCCTCTTGCTACTCTGCCTATCCATTGCTCtgctcacccccaccccagttgccCTGCTCACCCACCCCACTCTCACCTGCTCCTCTCACTCCCACCCTCACCTGCTCCTGCCGGCTTACCACTGAGATGGCTCCACCACCTTCCTCTCATCTCCCAGCTTGGGTTTCCTGCCGGGTCTCTCTTGCTGGATGCGAGGTGGGGCTGAACAGGCCAGCTTTCTACAGGTTCCCAGGGTTGTTCATGTTAAGGAAAGCCAAACCTGCAGACCTCTTGCAGGAGGATTCAGAGCCCCATTGTGACTATAGGGGCTGCAGGAGCTGAACCAGCACCAGGCCCATGCGGACTTTGAATCCATGCTGTAGCAGCAGTCCAAGGATTATGACAAGGAAGGCTTCCCTCCTCTTGCCCAGAACGAATGCAGCTGTGTTTGCCAGGCTCCTCTtggtctgggggggtggggggatctggcacctccggaggcttcagactccacttggaaaaacttcctcttgggatggtgcatcTGTGTCTCCACTGGGAGCAGGGGgagaacaagatggctgctcccagtggctgtgaaagcagcccagaccctccgttggttgcacaatcttttcagaagttgtttgcataggaaaggtaaacttgaacctttggttactctgttttactttgaagaagctggaaattcagcaactcgtgagtagagagcaactcggggggaggggcggatgtctgctgggcacttcattattccctatggagatcgattctcatagggtataatggagaattgatctggggttatctgggactctggaggggctgtattttgaggtagaggcatcgaaTTTTTAGCATATCatttgatgactctcctcaaaatgctcccaggtttaaaaaagattggaccagggagttcaactctatgagccctgaaagaaggtgcccctatctttcattttttctaatgttgggaaggcattttaaaaggtgtgcggttcctttaaatgtgatggccagaactccctttgaaattcagttgtgcttgtcacaactttgcttatggatccacccctaatgtctcctggctccaccccaaagtctcctggctccacccacaaagtccccagatatttcttgaattgggcttggcaaccctacctcaccacaaccctgtgatgtGAGTTAAAGACTTGCTCATGACCACCTAGTGAGCTTTCTGGCCCCACCAAATTCAATGTGCTATTAAATACACCATGTAAAACTCCTGGTCATGTTGAagacgaagaagactgcagatttataccccgcccttctctctgaatcagagactcagagcggcttacaatctcctatatcttctcctcccacaacagataccctgtgaggtggttggagctgagagggctctcacagcagctgccctttcaaggacaactcctgcgatagctatggctaacccaaggccattccagcagctgtaagtggaggagtggggaatcaaacccggttctgccagataagagtccacacacttaaccactacaccaagctggctgttGAGTGTTACCTCTCTTTTTATTTCTAAATTGAAATACCATATCATAATTGGCCCTCCTTTCCCTCTGCAGCTCCCTTTACAATCTGCCTATcgcatttcctccccctccccttttccttttcACCCTACTAACCCTATCCTTTGCTCCCTAAGCCATTTGCTTCTTCTGCCTTCAAACTCTGACACATTCCCCCTAGTAGTTCATCAGCCTTTCCCCTCCTTTATGGTGTCACAGGATGACTGGCCTCAGGAATGCGGGGCTGGCCTAGCCCACTGACTATGACTCATCTGCAACCTAGAAATTGTCTCCAGGCTAGGTTGGATCTGGATGGTGAGGGAAGAGGTGGGCCATACAAATTCTTCCATACAAATTCTATTGGAAGCAATTCCTTTCCTGCAGGAAACCAGATAGATGATTTCACTTTGATGTGGCAAGTTTATCACCCTGGGCATGCCTTTAATATTGAGGATGCTTTCAGCCCACTACATGAGGTCTATATCACCGGTACGTTTGAATATGCCTGGATTTATGTGTTACCTTGGTAATGCAGTTGGTGCCATAAATCCATTTCCTCATGGTCTAGATTCTGTGCCATAGCAATAATGGAAGCAAGCACCAATCATATGAGTCAGCATGCCTCCAGATGAAGGAGTGGCACTTTCACAGAATATAACAgtgcagaagaggaagaagacaaaaACTGACAAGGGCACTTGTCACTCCACAGGTTTTTGAAGTTTTTGCTGCCAGAATCTTTGAGAGAACTCTCTagtcagagaaggggagggcagggAATTAGCCAAACAGAGGAGAACAGACAAATAGTGTTTTCAAAATACTTGTGAAGACGCAGTGTAAATTAGCCAAACAGAGGAGAACAGACAAATAGTGTTTTCAAAATACTTGTGAAGACGCAGTGTAAATGGAACACAAGCACAGAAAACAGGTCACTTACGGCAAGGGGTGGGTTGGGGAGACCTTAGAACAAAATGAACAGGCAATGCAATCCTATGAAGAGTTGCTCCTAAACTGGAACATATTGCCTTTCTTCTAAATCGGCATTTCTCATCAGCAGGGTTGCGACCCGGCCCTAGACCTCTGGCCACTGGGTCACAGGGAGAAAGCTAAGACAGCTCCCaggctcccctccccatttaaatacCCAATGGGATGTTTAAACATGGGGGGTAGGCAAATCGCCTGCCTTTGCAGCCTCTCCGCGAGTCGGGAAGATGGCAAAAGCTTCCCTCCCCAATTAAACACCTgcaggggtgtttaaatggagggaggagaggcagatcgcctgcctttgccgtgtaaaaataaccgggccacagaggagaaaagtttgggaaaccctgttcaaAATGATTGACAATGTGGATGAGCAGAAGTAAAACATTGTGGCTCTGACTACATTTGTATTTGTATTGTACTTGTAGATTTCATAAAtccagtatggtgtagtagttagaaaaTCAGACTAGGCCCTGAAATGACCaaatttgaatccccattctgccatggaagcccgtTGGGTGACCCATTACAATCTCTCAAagtaatctacctcacaagactGTTGTTATTGTGTCTTTGGATTGTATctgtaggacaggggtggggaaccttttttctgctaagggccatttggatatttataacataatctatgggccatacaaaattatcaattcaaaaaacagtgctccgctgagggagaacaattcaggccagcaaaattaacttaaataattgtttttctatttgaagtcatgtggggagagcctaatttggcaccccccacCTGCTGCCCTAGgaaaatgcctaggtccagggcttttttttgcagaaaaagcccaccaggtaCTCattatattagaccacatctcctaatattagcacaccatctgagataatcaagtgcaaattgaactggtggtagctggctcccatccCCCACCCTATGGGAGGTCGCCACATGGTTTGGCTCGGCTGAGCAATTCCGGAGAGCCAGGCCAAGTAATCTCaagggccgtttatggccctcgggatggatattccccacccctgctgtaggagaTTTCCCAAATCCAgtacggtgtagtggttagaaaatGAGATTAGGCCCTGGGATTACCTAATCTgaatttccactctgccatggaagcccacTGGGTTACCTATTACAATCTCTCAgagtaacctacctcacaagactgTTGTTATGAGGACAAAAGGGTTGGAGGAGAAAAGAATGATGTGAAAATCCTTTTTCAGTCCCAATCaggaggaaaagtgggatatgcattttttaaaaattgtaactgCTTGAGAAGAATGCTGCCTCACTCAACTGATACTTATAAACTCCGGCTCTCTGTTGGTGATATTTCTAAGATATTACCTTTCAAGAATGAGCAAATGTACTAATCAAGTGAATCAACTATTCAAATAAATCCAAGACATCAAAATTACCTGTAATTGAAGATAACACCTCTGTATTTTTTCATTTATTAGAGCCAACAACATGAGAATTCTCTGTTTCTAGTCTTGTTTGAAGAGTTTGTTAGTATTACCAGCTGAtggactgacccctactgggggcctggaggatattcagtcTGCCTCCGCCTCCTGTcagggtatttcaaggacagtctcccatccaagtactaactattGTTGacgtgaccctgcttagctttcgagatctgacaagattgggcttgcctgggaaaAATGGGTGTTTTGATGAAGCATTAGGTTGACAGGCTGAGAGAGTgaagctgactcaaggtcatgcaGTTTGTTTCTATggcaagtggggattcaaatctgggtctcccagctccCAGTCCAACTATGGCATACCGGGTCTCTGTAGACCAAGTTATTCATTTCCTCCTTTCGATAACATAGTTGGAGATGTGTGCAGAAGCTTGCTTGATTGCTAGACAGACTATGTATTTGGTGAACCAGAGTTACACACGTTTGCATGTGATCCGTTCACCATAAAAAGGAAAGGACAGATTCTAAGTGGCTCCTACTCACACATGTATGAAAATTTCATTGTTTGTAGTAAGTGACTGTCATGGCTGTTGCCAATCAGCTCAGGAATTCAGACTCGGAGTCCTCAGGGGAAGAGTTTTAGGAGCCAAGGCCAGCAGCCGAAGAGGAACAATGGGACCAGGGAGAGCTTAACCTGGCTGAGGCACCTACTGACAATGGTCCAGCAGCACCAGAGGCCATCTTGTCTGAGCTCCCCCCCGCCCAACCCGGAATAGTCACCAGGCCTCTGCCAGACAGTATGCACACCTGGGCCCATGGCCCCCCAGGGGACACTTCAACTCTGCAGGAATGGTGACAGCAGAAGGCGCTGGCTGAGGTGGCCCGCAGGAGGCAGAGTTCTCAGCTGGCTGTTCACAACCCCATCCCAGAGCCAGGGAATGAGAATTAGAATTCTTCAGAGGATTCCGGCACAAGCACAGTGCAATCGCAGGAACTCAACACCTGCCAGCAGGGCAGCTGAGCCTGATTACTTACCAGCCTATTTAAACTGAGGCCTGGGAAAGCTGACTTGCTGGATCAACCAGTCCACTGGGTGTAAGCCTGCGTGCCAGTTCCAGCTCCTGGTGCTGGCACCTATTGATGCTTGCAAGCTTTGTTTTCTAAACTCCAGTGTACTGCTTTGGAAGAGACCTGACTGGGCTGGCCTATAAGCCTGAGGCTTGCTCTCATTCTGCACAAGGGAATCTGCCATGTATTGAGTCAGACCACCGGTCtatctgtcggagcgggagtagcagagtgagggagatgacttgcccgacacagggcttcaggaaagaaaatcaggcagacacgtgcaactagtgccaaaaggtgtattaacatatatacacaacaagtgctctcttgtgcagtctatacaatatcacctccacggacaaagtgcttcgcctaaccaccatctcacagggagagacctgtgtgatgcacacacagatcatatatagtccaagcagccaatcctggccgtgctgactcagcagattgcatcacttggcttctgccggctcaagccggtctgctgatcaggtcactgtgacctagcctggcagctagatcaccagctgtcatactgtagctgtcagactgggtttatgtagattcttgctccaacacacctcctaatctatttaaacccagtgcaccaaaacactttacacagtttacatacatgtccaccagcaacattacagttcatatttacgtagctcggaaccctttccggaattcgttcaggaactcatcatgattgtaaaacacatcatcgtgttcctgttcagccagctctttcagacgcttggcttcagcctccttctcccttgcctcgcactctgccacccaggctttccatttcttagccttttcttttaacatttcctcaaatccgggtgggtctggattgacagtcagagtgacatagggacacttgtacctagcgggacgttggcctttggtggacctggcagacacccgtggccctgtgcttggaccagctttgtcttcttcgggttgctctgttcccacctcctgggctggttgctctgcccctgtaattgggtgttgaacctcctgactctcacactttacctccagttcctgcatttgaggctctgcctcctgactctgctcgtcaggct includes these proteins:
- the LOC132589251 gene encoding pleckstrin homology-like domain family A member 2 translates to MKGPASEVIREGELEKRSDSLFQLWKKKAVVLSKDSLSLFSPEGGAKAKELRFGAIQKVDCVERTGKYVYFTIVTTDRKEIDFRCPGESCWNASITMALIDFQNKRAIQDFKSRQEAVEQAAAGTRDRRLARAP